A region of the Haemophilus parainfluenzae genome:
TGGCATCTGATGCTTTCTTCCCATTCCGTGACGGCATTGATGCAGCGGCGAAAGTAGGGATTCAATGTGTGATTCATCCAGGTGGCTCAATGCGCGATCAAGAAGTCATCGATGCAGCAGATGAACATAATATGGTGATGGTATTGACTGGAATGCGTCATTTTAGGCATTAATTTATGTCGTCACTTCGCTCAATGAGCGACTTATTCCTTCCCCCTCTTTGCTAAAGAGGGGATTAAATTCAAAAAGATACAAGGAGCATTATGAACATCCTCATCATCGGAAATGGCGGTCGTGAACACGCTCTGGCTTGGAAGGCGGCGCAATCTCCATTAGCGGATAAAATTTTCGTTGCACCGGGCAATGCGGGGACAGCGTTAGAACAAAAAGTCGAGAACGTGAATATTGCTGCAACGGATATTCCTGCGTTGGTTAAATTTGCCCAAGATAATCACATTGGTTTAACGATCGTGGGGCCTGAAGCGCCACTTGTGATTGGGGTGGTGGATGCGTTTCGTGCAGTCGGTTTAAACATTTTCGGACCAATGCAAGCAGCTGCGCAATTGGAAGGTTCAAAAGCGTTTACCAAAGATTTTCTCGCTCGTCATAAAATCCCAACAGCGGAATATCAAAACTTCACCGAAGTTGAACCGGCATTGGCGTACTTACGTGAAAAAGGTGCACCAATTGTCGTAAAAGCAGATGGTTTAGCGGCGGGCAAAGGCGTCATCGTGGCAATGACATTGCAAGAAGCGGAAGAGGCTGTGCGCGATATGCTTTCTGGCAATGCCTTCGGTAAAGCCGGCAGTCGGGTGGTCATTGAAGAATTTTTAGATGGCGAAGAAGCAAGTTTTATCGTCATGGTGGATGGTAAAAACGTCGAACCTATGGCGACTAGTCAAGATCATAAACGTGTAGGCGAAAATGATACAGGATTAAATACTGGCGGTATGGGCGCGTATTCGCCTGCGCCAGTGGTGACACCAGAAATTCATGATCGCATTATGCGTGAAGTGATTTATCCAACAGTCAATGGCATGGCGGCAGAAGGCAATGTTTACACCGGTTTTCTGTATGCCGGATTAATGATTATTCCAAATGGTCAGCCGAAAGTGATCGAATTTAACTGCCGTTTCGGTGATCCGGAAACCCAACCGATTATGTTGCGTTTGGAATCGGATTTGGTGGATCTTTGTCTTAAGGCTTGTGATGGAAAATTGGACGAAGTGAAATCCCAATGGAACCCGAAGGCTTCTTTAGGTATCGTATTAGCAGCAGAAGGTTATCCGGGAGATTATCGCAAAGGCGATGAAATCAGCGGTTTGCCTCAAAGTGCGGTCGAAAATGAGAAAGTTTTCTTAGCGGGCGTTGCAGAGGAAGGCAAGTTAGTCACGAACGGTGGTCGCGTGCTTTGTGTTACTGCGTTAGGCGAAAGTGTATTTGAAGCGCAACAAAAAGCGCTAAAACTGGCTGAGCAAATTCAATGGTCTGGACGTTTTTATCGTCGAGATATTGGTTATCGTGCTGTTGAACGTGAGCAGCAAAAATAACTACATTAAATGTTAAGGTATCGCATGGATTATAAAAATAAAGAATTATGTCGTATTCGCACAATAAGTTTTTTTCTAACATTACATAAAGATAAATCGCAATGGGAAAGCGCACTTTATTCGGTGAAACGTGATGTTGATTTGTTATTGCCTGCTGTGCAGAAAGCTGGTTATACCTTGCAATCGATTCGAGTCATTACCAATCCTTTTGGTGAATATTTGGATTTAACCAATTTGCAGACGGCAAAAGCAGATTTACAGTATTTAACGGAGTTATTGAATAAATTTAATGAAAGTGGAATTCGTATTCGATTTGCTATTGGTGCAGCTAGAAATACAGAGGAAATTGCTTTATTGCCTGAGTTAATCTCGGCTTATGGAGACTTGTGTAATGCTTGTGTCAACGTGCCATTAGATGAAAATGGTGTGTTAGATAATGAACTCATTGAGCAATCTGTTTATGCCGTACAAAAAATTGCAAACATCACACCACGTGGTGAAGGTAATTTTAACTTTACTGTCAATTTTAACTGTAAGCCATTTATTCCTTATTTCCCTGCCGGTTATCATCTAAGTCATTTGCCAAACAGTTTTGTCATTGGTTTAGAAACACCAGATTTATTAGTCGAAGTATTAAAATCTGTACCAAAGTATCCTCATAATCAATTTTATGCAGATTGCTATCAAGCTATGTCGCAGGCTCTGCAATATCATGTAGATGAAATACTAGATATGTTAAGTGCGGTCAAATTGTCGGGTGCATTTGAATTTGCAGGCATTGATAGTTCGGCGGCACCATCTAAAAATTGTGCATCCATGACAAAAGTTTATGAATTAATGGGATTGCCATATTTTGCTGCGGCTGGTTCAGTAGAAGTTTCTGCTTTACTGACAAAAGTTTTTAAATCAATCCAACACGTGCCATTGGTTGGGTTTTCTGGATTGATGTTGGCGGTGACAGAAGATTTAGGTTTAGCCGAAGGTACACAAAAACACTATTTTGATATCCGTGCTTTACTGACTTATAGTGCAGTATGTGGTATCGGTTTAGATACGGTTCCTGTGGCGGGAAATGCTAAGGCTGAAAGTATAGCGGCTATTATGCGTGATACGGGAACGATGGCATTTCGCTTAAATAAACCGCTAACTGTGCGTTTATTCCCAATTCCGAATAAGGTTGCAGGTGAAATATCCGAATTTGAGGGTGATGATTTATGTAACTGCCGTCTTTTACATATTCCAGATTAAATAAAATTTTTCCTACTTTGTACTGATGAATGTTATCTCTACTGTCAATAAAAGGAATATCTCATGAGAAAATTAATATTGGGTGGTCTTGTTGCTGTATTATTCTCAGGGTGTACGGTAGCTCATCAGCAAACTGAACAAGAACAAGCTTTAGTCGGCGATTGGATTTGCCATGTTAAGCCTGCGGCAAAAGCCCCTTTACCAGTCGAGCATTTTGATTACATCACCTATCGAGCAAATCAAACTGTGCTGATGCGTGGTATCTCTCAGATTGATACAAAAGAAGGCTGGATGCGTTATTTATTGCAAGCTAAAGCTAAATGGCAGGCGAATGATGACAAGTTAAGTTATGACTTTACGGATCGCCTATTTAAAACCGCGCATTCACCACAAGTCGCGAAAATTATTGAACAATCTCCAGAATTTAAAGAGTATGATAAGGAACTTGTTTCACCTTGTAATAGTTGCGGTAATCATTTGGATATGAAGATTAAAATGAAAAGCCCAACCAGTATGACTAATTTTAATACTTATACGAAAGAGACCAGCCAATGTCGTAAACTGGGTGCAGGCGAGAAAACAAAAGAAGTTAAACTAATTGAGAAATTAGTGAAAGAAAAAGGCTCGATTTAGATAAATGAATGTTTTTCATTGTAATAATGAAAAATATGATCGAAATTTTTGATTAAGTTTTTACTTGGAAACAGGTAAACTATACACAAATAATTCAAGCAACGAGGAAAACACAATGTTTAAAAAAAGTATGAACATCGCTGATTACGATCCAGTTCTATGGCAAGCCATTCAGGACGAAAATCGTCGTCAAGAAGAGCATATCGAGCTTATCGCATCTGAAAACTATGCGAGTCCACGCGTAATGGAAGCTCAAGGTTCACAATTCACTAATAAATACGCTGAAGGCTATCCAGGTAAACGTTATTACGGCGGTTGTGAGTATACTGACATTGTGGAACAGTTAGCAATTGACCGTGCGAAAGAATTATTTGGTGCAGATTACGTGAATGTTCAACCGCACTCTGGTTCACAAGCTAATGCTGCGGTGTATGGTGCATTGATTAATGCGGGCGATACTATTTTAGGTATGGATTTGGCCCACGGTGGGCACTTAACTCACGGTGCAAAAGTAAGTTTCTCTGGCAAGATTTATAACTCAGTGCTTTATGGAATCACTGCGGATGGCTCAATTGATTATGAAGATGTTCGTCAAAAAGCATTAGAATGTAAACCAAAACTTATCGTTGCTGGTTTCTCGGCTTATTCACAAGTTGTGGATTGGGCGAAAATGCGTGAAATCGCAGATGAAGTTGGTGCGTATTTATTTGTGGATATGGCGCATGTAGCGGGATTAATTGCAGCGGGTTTATATCCAAATCCACTACCGCATGCACATGTTGTTACAACAACAACCCATAAAACATTGGGTGGTCCGCGTGGTGGTTTAATTCTTTCATCTTGTGGTGATGAAGAAATCTACAAAAAATTACAATCATCTGTATTCCCTGCAAATCAAGGTGGTCCATTAGTTCATATTATTGCGGCAAAAGCAGTTTGCTTTAAAGAAGCATTAGAGCCTCAATATAAAGAATACCAAGCAAATGTGTTGAGAAATGCAAAAGCAATGGTTGAAGTATTTAAACAACGTGGTTATGACGTTGTGTCAAATGGTACTGAAAACCACTTGTTCTTAGTAAGTTTCATCAAACAAGGATTGACGGGTAAAGCAGCAGATGCAGCATTAGGTAAAGCAAATATTACAGTGAATAAAAACGCTGTACCAAACGATCCGCAAAAACCATTTGTTACTTCAGGTATTCGTGTAGGTACACCATCTGTGACTCGCCGTGGTTTCAATGAAAATGATGTGCGTGAATTAGCTGGCTGGATGTGTGATGTTTTAGATGCTTTAGGCAAAGAAAATGAAGAACAAGTGATTGCTGAAACTAAAGAAAAAGTATTAGCAATTTGTAAACGTCTTCCTGTTTACGCATAATGCTGATTCAGCTTTTATTTGTGATGTTAGCGGCGGTAAATATCGCCGCTTATTTTTTTATGTGGAAAGACAAAGTCCGCGCGGTTCGTCATGGCTGGCGAATTTCTGAAAATACTTTCTTTCTATTAAGCCTTCTTGGTGGGTTTATTGGTGTTTATTGCGGGATGAAACGCTTTCGTCATAAAACAAAACACTTCAGTTTTAAATTTGTTGTTATTCTCAGTGCCTTTGTTTGGTTGATCTTAATGCCTTATTGGTATTTCTTTCTTGAATAATGTTGGCAGAATAACTTTCAGTAATAAAAAAGCCTAGAGGATCTCTCTAGGCTTTTTAGTATGCGATTAGACTACTTAAAAATGAGGCGTCGATTTCGACTTTTCTTCACTTGCGAAAGTGTAATTAATCCCAACACAATGACATAGACAGCGAAAATAAATACCAACCATTGCACCATCGTGATGCCGAAAAGTGACCATTGGCTTTCATTACAGCTACCAGTTGGATTGAACACCGCAGGTAGCCATTTATGGAATGGTAACGTTTCTGGAAAGTTTGGTATAAATTCACATTGTTTCCATGGCGCAGGGTTCATTTGTAAATCAAGGTGACGAATTGAGATCATTAATCCTTTGATTGCACTAAATAAACCCACAATAAGAGCAAGAATGCGGACAATAAGTGAACTAGGGTCTAAGGCGCCGATAAGACCAGCGACGAATAAACCCACAACAGCTAAACGTTCATAAACACAAAGTACGCAAGGTTGTAACCCCATACCATATTGAAAATAAAGTGCGGTCGATTCTAAGGCAAATGCAGTAAATGCCAAAAAGATCCATGCCGAACGCTTAAGGGACAATTGCTTAAAAAAGTCGAGCATTCTCTCTCCTATGTTTTATTAAATTGGAAGAATTAAGCCAAGGTTAGCAAGCCAAATTGTTACCCCAGGTAGTATAAATTCAATTGAAAGGAAACCAACTAACGTTAATACAATAGTATAAGGCAATGCCATGTAGACCATTCTACCATAAGAAAGTTTAATTAACGGTGCAAGCGATGATGTGAGTAAGAACAAGAATGCAGCTTGACCGTTTGGTGTCGCAACAGAAGGTAAGTTTGTCCCTGTATTGATTGCTACAGCAAGTAATTCAAATTGATGCGGTGCAATAGCACCTGTCGCAAGCGCATGTTTCGCTTCATTGATATAAACCGTTGCAACGAATACGTTATCCGAAATTGCGGAAAGTAAACCGTTGAAACCGTAGAATAGCGCTAACTGTGTTTTCTCTTCAGAACTTAATACGAAGTGAATAATTGGCGCAAAGAGTTTTTGATCGATAATCACCGCAACAATAGAGAAAAATACCACTAATAACGCAGTGAAAGGTAAACTTTCTTGGAATGATTTACCAATGGCATGTTCATCAGTTACACCTGTAAAGGTTGTTGCAAGAATAATCACACTTAAACCAATCAAGCCGACAGCCGCTAAGTGGAAGGCTAAGCCTAAGATCAACCAAACCGCGATAATAGCTTGGACAGAAAGACGAATCTTATCTTGTTTAGACATTTTTTGTGCATTTTCGCGATCTAAATCCGCTAAGACTTGCCATACTTCTTCTGGTAGTTTTTCGCCATAACCGAATGCTTTAAATTTTTCAACTAAAATACAAGTGAGTAATCCACAGATAAAGACAGGAACAGTGACTGGCGCCATACGGAAGAAAAATTCAATGAAATTCCATTTAGCTTGTTCTGCAATGATTAAGTTTTGTGGTTCGCCCACCATGGTCATTACACCACCGAGTGCAGTCCCCACGCCAGCGTGCATCATTAAACTACGTAAGAAAGAGCGGAATTTTTCTAAGGTTTCGTGATTATTGATTTTGTTATCATCAGAAATATCAACCGCATCTTGTAGGTTTTTGCCTGATGCGACTTTGTGATAAACCCCATAGAACCCCATGGCAACACTGATAATGACTGCTACAACTGTTAGTGCATCTAAGAATGCTGAAAGAAAGGCAGCACTGAAACAGAATGCTAAAGAAAGGGCGATTTTAGAACGAATGCGCACTAATAGTTTGGTGAAGACATAAAGCAAAAGTTGCTTCATAAAATAAATACCAGTCACCATGAAGATTAAAAGTAAAACCACTTCAAAGTTTGCTACGATCTCTGCTTTAACGTGTTCCGCATTTGTCATACCAATAGCAATGGCTTCAAATGCTAATAAACCACCTGGTTGAAGAGGGTAACATTTTAATGCCATGGCTAGGGTGAAAATAAATTCTGCGACGAGTAACCAGCCAGCCACAAATGGGCTTACCCAAAAAAATAAAATTGGATTAATTACCAGGAAGGCAATAATGGTTAATTTATACCAATCTGGACTCGTTCCCAGAAAGTTTTTCATAAATGCTTGTGTGTAAGTCATATCGAACTCCGTTTTTTATAGTCCTGTCATTGTAATATATACTGCTTTAAAGGATAATAGACCAGTTGAAGATTTAGTGAATAAATCACATTTTTTTGATCTTTTTAGACTTTTTTATATTTATTTCATACTCATGCAAACAGATAATACCCTTTTACGGGCTCAAAGCCCAGCCGCGCTTGCCGAAGAATATATTGTTAGAAGTATTTGGGATGATGTATTTCCCGCTGGCACTAACCTTCCTTCTGAACGTGATTTAGCTGATAAAATCGGCGTCACACGCACGACATTACGTGAGGTATTACAGCGTTTGGCTCGTGATGGCTGGCTTACCATTCAACATGGCAAACCGACAAAAGTCAATGATATTTGGGATACAGCGGGTCCAAGCATTATTGAAACCTTAATTACTTTAGATCGTCAAAGCGCGCCGTTAATCATTGAAAATATGCTTTCATTGCGTAGTCGTATGTCTGAATCTTATATTTATGAAGCTGTAAAAAATTCGTATAAAGCTTCGGTTGGTTTGTTTAAGGGGCTAGATTCATTAGAAAATACTGCTGAAAGCTATATGGAATTTGACTATGCGCTATTTCGTCAGTTTACCGTAATGGCTAATAAACCTTTCTATCGTTTGATTTTTAACAGTTTGCGTGGGGTTTATCACAAAATAGGGTTATTGTTTTTCAGCAAAGAAAAACATCGCCAAGTAACTTATGATTTCTATGTTGAATTGCGTGAGATTTGCGAAAAAGGCCAGTCAGATTTGGTGGTGGACTGTATTCGTAAACACAAACAAGTTACTTCCGCTTACTGGCGAGCCATTTTAGAAAATTTGCCAAAAGATTTATAGCAGCAGAATAATATTAAAAGTGCGGTTGAAAATGACCGCACTTTTCCTTATATCAAAGACTCAATATTATGCGAATTCCAAGAATTTATCATCCCGAATCCCTTAAAAATCAATCTATTTGCCAACTTTCAGAGGACGCGGCTAATCACGTAGGACGTGTGCTTCGTATGACTGAAGGTGAGCAAATTGAATTATTTGATGGAAGTAATCATATTTATCCAGCGAAAATTATTGAAGCGAGCAAAAAAGCCGTTAAGGTGGATATTCTTGGTTGTGAATTAAGTGATAAAGAGTCGAATTTATCGATTCATTTAGGGCAGGTTATTTCACGTGGTGATCGAATGGAATTTACCATTCAAAAATCCGTAGAGTTGGGCGTGAATGTGATTACACCATTATGGTCAGAACGCTGTGGCGTGAAGTTAGATGGTGAGCGTATGGATAAGAAAATCCAACAATGGCAAAAAATTGCCATTGCAGCTTGTGAACAATGTGGCCGTAACGTTGTGCCAGAAATTCGTCCGTTAATGAAATTACAAGATTGGTGTGCAGAAAATGATGGCGCGTTGAAATTGAATTTACATCCAAGAGCCCAATATTCTATTAAAACCTTGCCTTCTATTCCCAAAGAAGGGGTTCGTTTGCTTATTGGTTCAGAAGGCGGTTTATCACCTCAAGAAATCGCTCAAACTGAACAACAAGGATTTACTGAAATTTTATTAGGAAAGCGTGTGTTACGCACAGAAACGGCTTCTTTAGCAGCGATTAGTGCGTTGCAAATTTGTTTTGGAGATTTGGGATAATGATGGATTTACAAGGGCAATTTTTAATTGCGATGCCACAGTTGGAGGATTATTTCCAAAATACTGTGGTGTATATGTGTGAGCATAATGAGCAAGGTTCGATGGGCTTAGTGATTAATCAACCCACTGATTTAAGTATTGCTGAGTTGTATTCAAAAATGAATTTTATGATGAAAAATGACCGCACTTTTAGCAATGAACTTGTGCTTGCAGGTGGGCCGGTACATTCTGAGCGTGGTTTTATTCTGCATAAGAAAACTGCGAAAGAATTTGAGCATAGTTATAAAATTACCGATGAGATGTATCTCACCACATCGGCTGATATTGTGGAAACCTTTGGTTCAGAGGATGCGCCCGAAAAATATCTTGTTTCGCTCGGTTGTGCCAGTTGGACAGCGGGACAGCTAGAACAAGAGATTGCAGATAATGCATGGCTAGTCGCGCCAGCGTCAGACACCATTTTATTTGAAACGATTTATGAAGATCGTTACCCCGCCGCGAATCAATTATTGGGGATTAATCCTCATAATTTTGTCTTTTCACAAGTAGGGCATAGTTAATGGACATCACGGCAATCGCGTTTGATTTTGGCACAAAAAGCATTGGTTGTGCCGTCGGGCAAAGTATCACGGGGACGGCGCAAGCGTTACCGGCATTTAAAGCGCAAGATGGAATTCCAAATTGGGATGCTATTGAAAAATGCTTAAAAGACTGGAAACCTGATGTTATTGTGGTGGGGTTGCCTTTAAATATGGATGGTACCGAGCAAGATTTAACACTTCGTGCGAAAAAATTTGCCAATCGCTTAAATGGTCGTTTCGGTATCAAAGTCGAACTGCAAGATGAGCGCTTAACGACGGTTTCTGCTCGAGATGAAATTTTTCAGCGTGGTGGTTATCGTGCTCTCAATAAAGGTAAAGTAGATGGGATCTCTGCTTGCCTGATCTTAGAAAGTTGGTTTGAAAACTATTCAGAATAAGCCAAAAATAAACCGCACTTTAAGGTGCGGTTTGTTGTATTGATAGGTTTATTTTTTTATCCAAATTAGACTCGCCATTCTTCCTGTTTTGCCATCTCGACGATAGGAAAAGAAGCTCTCTTTTTCATTGAATGTGCAATGCTCCCCGCCGTAAATTTGGGTAATTCCTAATTTGTTGAGACGTTGTGTGGCGATTTGATAAAGATTGCCAAGGTATTTTCCTGCTTCATTCGGATCGGGTCGAAAAGCCATTTCTGCAATCGGGTTAAAAGCCATAAATTGCTCAATCACTTCTTTACCAACTTGGAATGCATTAGGGCCGATAGCAGGGCCAAACCACGCAATAATCTCTTCGGGGGCAGATTGGAAACATTTCACGGTTTCTTCTAATACACCATCACAGAGCCCACGCCAGCCCGCATGTGCCGCAGCTACTTCAGTCCCTTGCTTATTGGTGAATAAAACCGGCAAGCAATCAGCCGTCATCACTAAACATACTTGGTTAGGTTGATTGGTGTAAACCGCATCAGCTTCGAAATTATTGCCCTCATAAGGTATCGTAATCACACGAGTACTGTGCGTTTGATTTAAAAACAACGGGAAATGTGGCAGATTAAATTTTTCGACCAATAAAGTGCGGTTAGTTTTGACTGCACTTTTATCATCTTCGACATGATCACCCAAATTGAAACTATCGAAAGGCGGCAGGCTTACGCCACCTTCTCTTGTGGTTGTAAAAGCTTGGATATGTGGTGGAACATTCCAGTTTGGAACAATGGTTTTCATCTTAGTAATCCAACTCGTCTTTGTGTTCGAGGTAATCCGCTTTTAAGGCATGCAGTAATTCGACAAAGTCATCTGGCAATGGGGCATACCATTCCATCATTTCACCTGTGATAGGATGAGCTAAACGCAACATAACCGCATGTAAGGCTTGGCGTTTAAAATTGCGTAGCACCTCAGTGAAGGCTTCGCTTGCATTTTTAGGTGGGCGAGGGCGGCCTCCGTAAGTTTGATCACCCAATAGTGGATGTGCAATATGTGCCATGTGAACACGAATTTGGTGAGTACGGCCCGTTTCTAAACGTAAGCGTAAGCGGGTGTAATTACGGAAATTCTCCATAATGCGATAGTGCGTCACAGCTGGTTTACCCATTGGGTGAACCGCCATCAATGTGCGTTTTGTGGCATGACGAGCCATTGGCTGATCTACGGTGCCACCTTTGGTCATAATGCCACTAGCAACGGCTTCGTATTCACGAGTGATCTTACGTTTTTGTAAATCGCGCACAAGTTTCGTTTGTGCAGGAATCGTTTTAGCGACAACCATGAGACCCGTTGTGTCTTTATCTAAACGATGCACAATCCCTGCGCGCGGTACTTCGGCAATAGGTGGATAGTGATAGAGTAGCGCGTTAAGTACCGTGCCATTTGGATTGCCTGCACCAGGGTGAACCACAAGATCTTTAGGTTTGTTAATCACGATAATATCGTCATCTTCATAAACGATATTGAGCGGAATATTTTGTGGCTCAAAACGGTTTTCATCTTCCACTTCTACCGAAATTTCAATTTGCTCTCCGCCATAAACTTTTGCACGGGGATATCGGTAATTTCACCGTTCATTTTTACTTGTTTTGCTTCAATCCAGGTTTTTAAACGCGAACGGGAATATTCTGGAACAACTCTGCGAGGGTTTGGTCTAAACGCTGTCCCATTTGTTCGGGCTGAACTTCAGCCGTTAAGGTAATTTGTGGCATAAAAAATCCATCTAAAAATTTAAAAAGTTGGCTTATTGTGTAATGTTCTATACAATATTCGTTAATTGTAACTTATTTATTGATTTTCGTAAAAATTAAGGAAAAAAGAATGCGTAAAATAAAATCTCTCGCGCTTATTGCTCTTACCTCATTCGCTATTGCAGCTTGTAGCAGTGGTAATAAAGAAGTGGAGCAAGCTTCTGTTGATGAGCTTTATTCAAAAGGCGCGGCTGCATTACAAGAAGGAAGCTATTCTGACTCGATTCGTTATTTAAAAGCAGCGACAGAGCGTTTCCCTGGTAGTACTTACCAAGAGCAAGCAATGCTTGATTTAATTTATGCAAACTATAAAACACAAGATTACACAGCAACGTTGGTTACTGTAGATAACTACTTACAGCAATTCCCACAAAGTCCAAACCGTGACTATGCAGTGTATATGGCGGGTTTAACAAACTTAGCGACTGCCGATAACATGATCCAAGATTTCTTTGGTATCGATCGTGCAACGCGTGAAACAACTTCAATGAAAACGGCGTTTTCTAACTTCCAAAGCTTAGTGCGTGCGTTCCCAAATAGCCCATATTCACAAGATGCGGTAGCACGTATGGCGTATATCAAAGACTCATTAGCACGTCATGAATTAGAAATTGCTAAATTCTATGCAAAACGTGATGCGTGGGTTGCGGTATCAAACCGTGTAGTGGGTATGTTGCAACAATATCCGGATGCAAAAGCGACTTACGAAGGTTTATTCTTAATGAAAGAAGCATACGAGAAAATGGGTTTACAACAATTAGCGAACCAAACCCAGCAAGTTATCGATGCGAATAAAGATAAACAATTTGCGGAAGTTAAAAAACCGGAAGAGTCTGATTTAACTCAACCAGTTAAAAAATAATTCTCGTCCCTTGTGGGACGAGCTTGAATAAGCAAAATTATTCAAATAAAGGCTAGTCAAAC
Encoded here:
- the ruvX gene encoding Holliday junction resolvase RuvX, translated to MDITAIAFDFGTKSIGCAVGQSITGTAQALPAFKAQDGIPNWDAIEKCLKDWKPDVIVVGLPLNMDGTEQDLTLRAKKFANRLNGRFGIKVELQDERLTTVSARDEIFQRGGYRALNKGKVDGISACLILESWFENYSE
- the pgeF gene encoding peptidoglycan editing factor PgeF, which encodes MKTIVPNWNVPPHIQAFTTTREGGVSLPPFDSFNLGDHVEDDKSAVKTNRTLLVEKFNLPHFPLFLNQTHSTRVITIPYEGNNFEADAVYTNQPNQVCLVMTADCLPVLFTNKQGTEVAAAHAGWRGLCDGVLEETVKCFQSAPEEIIAWFGPAIGPNAFQVGKEVIEQFMAFNPIAEMAFRPDPNEAGKYLGNLYQIATQRLNKLGITQIYGGEHCTFNEKESFFSYRRDGKTGRMASLIWIKK
- a CDS encoding outer membrane protein assembly factor BamD; protein product: MRKIKSLALIALTSFAIAACSSGNKEVEQASVDELYSKGAAALQEGSYSDSIRYLKAATERFPGSTYQEQAMLDLIYANYKTQDYTATLVTVDNYLQQFPQSPNRDYAVYMAGLTNLATADNMIQDFFGIDRATRETTSMKTAFSNFQSLVRAFPNSPYSQDAVARMAYIKDSLARHELEIAKFYAKRDAWVAVSNRVVGMLQQYPDAKATYEGLFLMKEAYEKMGLQQLANQTQQVIDANKDKQFAEVKKPEESDLTQPVKK